One genomic region from Salvia hispanica cultivar TCC Black 2014 chromosome 2, UniMelb_Shisp_WGS_1.0, whole genome shotgun sequence encodes:
- the LOC125207256 gene encoding protein NETWORKED 3A-like isoform X1 yields MLEGEDKWRSSQWWWLHINNKARSNRSLSLNSILAELDEKTSSTRKLIEQDVESFSKRAEAYYNMRPKLISMVHDFHRMHTSLAESYDQLIKFEIGKHLLTSSFGPLYVAKNRLRKSVSLQENVLHSYSNGCKLVEFDEPEVDDPEEKGGGELEKESSDCEWKRLKEELERLRKENKVQREELMQKDEDKRDVIRQLSLAMDLLMEENLILEKSL; encoded by the exons ATGTTGGAGGGAGAAGACAAGTGGAGATCATCACAGTGGTGGTGGCTACACATAAACAATAAGGCTCGTTCCAATCGATCCCTTTCACTCAATTCAATTCTTGCAG AGCTAGATGAGAAGACTAGTTCAACACGGAAGCTCATCGAGCAAGATGTAGAGTCATTTTCAAAACGTGCGGAGGCGTATTACAACATGAGGCCTAAGCTAATCAGCATGGTTCATGATTTCCACCGAATGCATACTTCATTAGCTGAGAGTTATGATCAACTCATCAAGTTTGAAATTGGGAAACACCTTTTAACATCTTCTTTCGGTCCACTTTATGTTGCTAAAAACCGACTGAGGAAGTCGGTGAGCTTGCAAGAAAATGTGCTGCATAGCTACTCCAATGGCTGTAAGTTGGTGGAGTTTGACGAGCCTGAAGTTGATGATCCGGAGGAAAAAGGAGGAGGAGAATTAGAAAAAGAGTCGAGTGATTGTGAATGGAAGAGGTTGAAGGAAGAGTTGGAGAGACTTcgaaaagaaaataaggttCAAAGGGAGGAATTGATGCAGAAGGATGAAGACAAGAGAGATGTTATTCGACAGCTGAGTTTGGCCATGGATTTGTTGATGGAAGagaatttgattttggaaaAGAGTCtctaa
- the LOC125207256 gene encoding protein NETWORKED 3A-like isoform X2: MLEGEDKWRSSQWWWLHINNKARSNRSLSLNSILADEKTSSTRKLIEQDVESFSKRAEAYYNMRPKLISMVHDFHRMHTSLAESYDQLIKFEIGKHLLTSSFGPLYVAKNRLRKSVSLQENVLHSYSNGCKLVEFDEPEVDDPEEKGGGELEKESSDCEWKRLKEELERLRKENKVQREELMQKDEDKRDVIRQLSLAMDLLMEENLILEKSL, translated from the exons ATGTTGGAGGGAGAAGACAAGTGGAGATCATCACAGTGGTGGTGGCTACACATAAACAATAAGGCTCGTTCCAATCGATCCCTTTCACTCAATTCAATTCTTGCAG ATGAGAAGACTAGTTCAACACGGAAGCTCATCGAGCAAGATGTAGAGTCATTTTCAAAACGTGCGGAGGCGTATTACAACATGAGGCCTAAGCTAATCAGCATGGTTCATGATTTCCACCGAATGCATACTTCATTAGCTGAGAGTTATGATCAACTCATCAAGTTTGAAATTGGGAAACACCTTTTAACATCTTCTTTCGGTCCACTTTATGTTGCTAAAAACCGACTGAGGAAGTCGGTGAGCTTGCAAGAAAATGTGCTGCATAGCTACTCCAATGGCTGTAAGTTGGTGGAGTTTGACGAGCCTGAAGTTGATGATCCGGAGGAAAAAGGAGGAGGAGAATTAGAAAAAGAGTCGAGTGATTGTGAATGGAAGAGGTTGAAGGAAGAGTTGGAGAGACTTcgaaaagaaaataaggttCAAAGGGAGGAATTGATGCAGAAGGATGAAGACAAGAGAGATGTTATTCGACAGCTGAGTTTGGCCATGGATTTGTTGATGGAAGagaatttgattttggaaaAGAGTCtctaa
- the LOC125207253 gene encoding sodium/hydrogen exchanger 2-like: protein MGVGLGSVSTAILGKLASSDPDEVSVSSITLFVTLLCICVVLGHLLEENRWINESVNALFIGLGTGTILLLATKGVSSRILEFNEELFFIYLLPPIIFNAGFQVKKKQFFRNFMTITLFGAVGTMISFCIISFGAKMLFDQLNLGYLELQDYLAIGAIFSATDSVCTLQVLNQDETPFLHSLVFGEGVVNDATSVVLFNAIQKFDLSEINSTMAFTFVGNFFYLFVTSTLLGVLMGLLSAYIIRKLYFGRHSTDREVALMILMAYLSYIMAELFDMSGILTVFFCGIVMSHYTWHNVTESSRVTTKHAFATLSFIAETFIFLYVGMDALDLEKWKFASSSPIKSVGASAALFGLVVVGRAAFIFPLSFLFNFTKKSESSKLNLKQQITIWWAGLMRGAVSMALAYNQFAKSGHTKQPGNAIMITCTITVVLFTTVVFGLLTKHFVRFMFPPSDHINDADLSEPSSPTSALSLPLLSNGEGSEVNGEKRNIRRPCSLQMLFSAPTNTVHYYWRKFDDSFMRPVFGGRGFTEFVPGTPRVDSDNQLV from the exons ATGGGTGTTGGTCTAGGTTCTGTGTCGACGGCCATTTTAGGGAAATTGGCCTCTAGTGATCCTGATGAGGTTTCAGTTAGTTCCATTACGCTCTTCGTCACGCTCCTCTGCATCTGCGTTGTGCTCGGCCATCTACTCGAAGAAAATCGGTGGATTAATGAGTCTGTTAATGCACTTTTCATT GGTTTGGGTACTGGAACCATTCTATTGCTTGCTACTAAAGGAGTGAGCTCGCGGATCCTGGAATTTAACGAGGAGCTCTTTTTCATATACCTCTTACCgcctattatttttaatgctGG GTTCCAGGTGAAAAAGAAGCAATTTTTCAGGAATTTCATGACCATTACTTTGTTTGGAGCTGTTGGGACGATGATATCCTTCTGCATTATCTCATTCG GTGCAAAAATGCTTTTCGACCAATTGAATTTGGGCTATTTGGAACTTCAGGACTATCTTG CTATTGGAGCAATCTTTTCAGCTACGGATTCTGTATGCACACTGCAG GTTCTTAATCAGGATGAGACGCCATTTCTCCACAGTCTAGTTTTTGGGGAAGGTGTGGTCAATGATGCCACGTCTGTGGTGTTATTTAACGCAATTCAGAAATTTGACCTCTCAGAGATTAATTCCACAATGGCCTTTACGTTTGTCGGAAACTTCTTCTATTTGTTCGTAACTAGTACGCTGCTTGGTGTCTTG ATGGGATTGCTGAGTGCTTATATAATTAGAAAGTTGTACTTTGGAAG GCACTCAACGGATCGTGAAGTTGCTTTAATGATTCTCATGGCTTACTTATCTTATATAATGGCCGAG CTCTTTGATATGAGTGGGATCCTGACAGTGTTCTTCTGTGGAATTGTTATGTCGCACTATACCTGGCATAATGTTACAGAAAGTTCTAGAGTTACGACCAA GCATGCTTTTGCAACTTTGTCCTTCATTGCAGAGACATTTATCTTCCTCTACGTTGGTATGGATGCATTGGATCttgaaaaatggaaattcGCAAGCAGCAG CCCTATAAAATCTGTTGGAGCTAGTGCAGCTTTATTTGGTTTAGTTGTTGTTGGGAGAGCGGCTTTTATCTTTCCGCTGTCCTTTCTATTTAACTTTACGAAGAAATCTGAGAGCAGCAAACTCAACCTCAAGCAGCAG ATCACAATTTGGTGGGCTGGTCTAATGAGAGGCGCTGTTTCGATGGCGTTAGCTTATAATCAG TTTGCCAAATCTGGCCATACCAAGCAGCCGGGCAACGCGATCATGATCACCTGTACCATAACTGTGGTCCTCTTCACTACTGTG gTGTTCGGATTGTTGACAAAGCATTTTGTGAGGTTTATGTTTCCTCCATCGGACCACATTAACGATGCCGATCTTTCGGAACCTTCAAGTCCGACGTCGGCTCTGTCATTACCACTTCTGAGCAATGGGGAAGGATCGGAAGTGAATGGAGAGAAGAGGAACATTCGGCGTCCGTGTAGTTTGCAGATGCTTTTTAGTGCTCCAACCAACACTGTCCACTATTACTGGAGAAAATTCGATGACTCGTTCATGCGGCCGGTGTTTGGTGGTCGGGGATTTACGGAGTTCGTGCCGGGCACACCAAGAGTAGACAGTGACAACCAATTAGTATGA
- the LOC125206516 gene encoding tubby-like F-box protein 3 isoform X1 has protein sequence MSFKSILQDMKGEFGSISRKGFEGRFGRSRSHRVVEESTVTAVDALRQSCWANMPPELLRDVLMRIEESDCDWPSRQNVVACAGVCRSWRDNMKEIVRNLEVSGKITFPISVKQPGPRNTLIQCFIKRNRSSQTYLLYLNYSQASNDNGKFLLAARRCRRPTYTDYIISLNAGDISKTSSNYIGKLRSNFLGTKFTVFDAQPPNAGAKVTKSRSTRLVGMRQIAPRVPAGNFPVAHIAYELNVLGSRGPRRMQCVMDTIPFAAIETGGSAPTQTAFIPGNFDSFPSLPFFRSKSMRSDSFQSGPLSTPKEEMLVLKNKTPRWHDQLQCWCLNFNGRVTVASVKNFQLVASLENGAGGQEQQQENVVLQFGKVGKDIFTMDYQYPISAFQAFAICLSSFDTKIACE, from the exons ATGTCATTCAAGAGTATACTTCAGGATATGAAGGGTGAATTCGGGAGCATATCTAGGAAGGGGTTTGAAGGGAGATTTGGGAGGTCTAGGTCTCACCGGGTAGTCGAGGAGTCTACGGTGACTGCTGTGGATGCTCTGAGGCAGAGCTGCTGGGCGAATATGCCACCAGAGCTCTTGAGGGACGTGCTTATGCGTATTGAGGAATCAGATTGTGATTGGCCCTCGAGGCAGAATGTTGTTGCTTGTGCTGGTGTCTGTAGAAGCTGGAGGGATAACATGAAGGAGATTGTTAGAAACTTGGAAGTGTCTGGAAAGATTACCTTTCCTATTTCTGTGAAGCAG CCTGGTCCAAGAAACACCCTAATTCAGTGTTTCATTAAGCGGAATCGAAGCTCTCAAACATATCTCCTATACCTTAACTATAGTCAAG CTTCTAATGATAATGGGAAGTTTCTTCTTGCTGCTCGAAGATGTCGACGGCCAACTTACACTGACTACATAATATCTCTGAATGCTGGAGACATATCTAAGACCAGCAGCAACTACATCGGGAAGTTGAG GTCTAATTTTTTGGGAACCAAGTTCACAGTCTTTGATGCTCAGCCCCCAAATGCTGGAGCTAAAGTTACTAAATCTCGTTCAACGAGGTTAGTAGGAATGAGACAAATTGCTCCTAGGGTCCCTGCTGGCAACTTTCCGGTGGCCCACATTGCTTACGAGTTGAATGTTTTAGGTTCGAG GGGACCAAGGCGGATGCAGTGTGTCATGGATACTATCCCTTTTGCTGCAATTGAGACAGGAGGTAGTGCTCCAACACAAACGGCATTCATACCAGGAAACTTCGATTCGTTTCCCTCTCTCCCATTTTTTAGGTCAAAATCGATGCGCTCGGATAGCTTCCAATCTGGACCCCTATCAACACCCAAAGAAGAAATgctagtattaaaaaataagactcCTAGATGGCATGACCAACTCCAATGCTGGTGCCTCAACTTTAACGGGCGTGTCACTGTCGCCTCAGTGAAGAACTTCCAGCTCGTTGCATCCCTGGAGAATGGAGCTGGAGGGCAAGAGCAGCAGCAGGAGAATGTTGTCCTCCAATTCGGGAAGGTCGGGAAGGACATCTTCACCATGGACTATCAGTACCCGATTTCTGCTTTCCAGGCGTTTGCCATCTGCCTCAGCAGCTTTGACACCAAGATTGCGTGCGAATGA
- the LOC125206516 gene encoding tubby-like F-box protein 3 isoform X2, which translates to MKGEFGSISRKGFEGRFGRSRSHRVVEESTVTAVDALRQSCWANMPPELLRDVLMRIEESDCDWPSRQNVVACAGVCRSWRDNMKEIVRNLEVSGKITFPISVKQPGPRNTLIQCFIKRNRSSQTYLLYLNYSQASNDNGKFLLAARRCRRPTYTDYIISLNAGDISKTSSNYIGKLRSNFLGTKFTVFDAQPPNAGAKVTKSRSTRLVGMRQIAPRVPAGNFPVAHIAYELNVLGSRGPRRMQCVMDTIPFAAIETGGSAPTQTAFIPGNFDSFPSLPFFRSKSMRSDSFQSGPLSTPKEEMLVLKNKTPRWHDQLQCWCLNFNGRVTVASVKNFQLVASLENGAGGQEQQQENVVLQFGKVGKDIFTMDYQYPISAFQAFAICLSSFDTKIACE; encoded by the exons ATGAAGGGTGAATTCGGGAGCATATCTAGGAAGGGGTTTGAAGGGAGATTTGGGAGGTCTAGGTCTCACCGGGTAGTCGAGGAGTCTACGGTGACTGCTGTGGATGCTCTGAGGCAGAGCTGCTGGGCGAATATGCCACCAGAGCTCTTGAGGGACGTGCTTATGCGTATTGAGGAATCAGATTGTGATTGGCCCTCGAGGCAGAATGTTGTTGCTTGTGCTGGTGTCTGTAGAAGCTGGAGGGATAACATGAAGGAGATTGTTAGAAACTTGGAAGTGTCTGGAAAGATTACCTTTCCTATTTCTGTGAAGCAG CCTGGTCCAAGAAACACCCTAATTCAGTGTTTCATTAAGCGGAATCGAAGCTCTCAAACATATCTCCTATACCTTAACTATAGTCAAG CTTCTAATGATAATGGGAAGTTTCTTCTTGCTGCTCGAAGATGTCGACGGCCAACTTACACTGACTACATAATATCTCTGAATGCTGGAGACATATCTAAGACCAGCAGCAACTACATCGGGAAGTTGAG GTCTAATTTTTTGGGAACCAAGTTCACAGTCTTTGATGCTCAGCCCCCAAATGCTGGAGCTAAAGTTACTAAATCTCGTTCAACGAGGTTAGTAGGAATGAGACAAATTGCTCCTAGGGTCCCTGCTGGCAACTTTCCGGTGGCCCACATTGCTTACGAGTTGAATGTTTTAGGTTCGAG GGGACCAAGGCGGATGCAGTGTGTCATGGATACTATCCCTTTTGCTGCAATTGAGACAGGAGGTAGTGCTCCAACACAAACGGCATTCATACCAGGAAACTTCGATTCGTTTCCCTCTCTCCCATTTTTTAGGTCAAAATCGATGCGCTCGGATAGCTTCCAATCTGGACCCCTATCAACACCCAAAGAAGAAATgctagtattaaaaaataagactcCTAGATGGCATGACCAACTCCAATGCTGGTGCCTCAACTTTAACGGGCGTGTCACTGTCGCCTCAGTGAAGAACTTCCAGCTCGTTGCATCCCTGGAGAATGGAGCTGGAGGGCAAGAGCAGCAGCAGGAGAATGTTGTCCTCCAATTCGGGAAGGTCGGGAAGGACATCTTCACCATGGACTATCAGTACCCGATTTCTGCTTTCCAGGCGTTTGCCATCTGCCTCAGCAGCTTTGACACCAAGATTGCGTGCGAATGA